A window of the Podarcis raffonei isolate rPodRaf1 chromosome 4, rPodRaf1.pri, whole genome shotgun sequence genome harbors these coding sequences:
- the CLNS1A gene encoding methylosome subunit pICln isoform X2, producing MSFLQPLAAPTEGVRLRQPDTEAVLGGRGLGTGSLYIAESRLSWIETSGLGFSLDYPIISLHAISRDLNAYPWEHLYVMVNAKFEEESKEDGMGEKEEEEEEEEDGSNDDLEPISEFRFVPSDKSALEAMFSAMCECQALHPDPEDEDSDNDYEGEEYDVEAHEIGQGDIPSFYTYEEGLSRLTAEGQATLERLEGMLAQSISTQYHMAGVRTEDSIRDFEDGMEVDASPAVAGQFEDADVDH from the exons atgagcttcctgcagcctctcgcGGCGCCTACCGAGGGGGTCCGGCTTCGGCAGCCCGACACGGAGGCCGTGCTGGGGGGACGAGGCCTGGGCACCGGGAGCCTCTACATCGCCGAGag CCGCCTGTCATGGATAGAGACTTCAGGCCTCGGGTTCTCCTTGGACTATCCCATCATAAGCTTGCATGCCATCTCCAGGGATCTGAATGCCTATCCGTGGGAGCATTTGTACGTCATGGTAAATGCAAAGTTTGAAG AAGAATCAAAAGAAGATGGCATgggagaaaaagaggaggaggaagaggaggaggaggatggcagCAACGATGATCTTGAGCCCATTTCAGAATTCAGATTTGTACCCAGTGACAAATCAGCCT TGGAAGCCATGTTCTCTGCCATGTGTGAATGCCAAGCCCTGCACCCTGATCCTGAAGACGAAGACTCTGACAACGATTACGAGGGTGAGGAATACGACGTGGAAGCCCACG AAATTGGCCAAGGTGACATCCCATCCTTCTACACTTATGAAGAAGGTCTGTCGCGTTTAACTGCTGAGGGCCAGGCTACcctggagaggctggagggcATGTTGGCACAATCTATAAGCACTCAGTACCACATGGCTGGGGTACGGACAGAAGATTCCATCAGAGACTTCGAAG ATGGAATGGAGGTGGATGCATCCCCAGCAGTTGCTGGGCAGTTTGAAGACGCAGATGTTGATCACTGA
- the CLNS1A gene encoding methylosome subunit pICln isoform X1 — protein MSFLQPLAAPTEGVRLRQPDTEAVLGGRGLGTGSLYIAESRLSWIETSGLGFSLDYPIISLHAISRDLNAYPWEHLYVMVNAKFEAEESKEDGMGEKEEEEEEEEDGSNDDLEPISEFRFVPSDKSALEAMFSAMCECQALHPDPEDEDSDNDYEGEEYDVEAHEIGQGDIPSFYTYEEGLSRLTAEGQATLERLEGMLAQSISTQYHMAGVRTEDSIRDFEDGMEVDASPAVAGQFEDADVDH, from the exons atgagcttcctgcagcctctcgcGGCGCCTACCGAGGGGGTCCGGCTTCGGCAGCCCGACACGGAGGCCGTGCTGGGGGGACGAGGCCTGGGCACCGGGAGCCTCTACATCGCCGAGag CCGCCTGTCATGGATAGAGACTTCAGGCCTCGGGTTCTCCTTGGACTATCCCATCATAAGCTTGCATGCCATCTCCAGGGATCTGAATGCCTATCCGTGGGAGCATTTGTACGTCATGGTAAATGCAAAGTTTGAAG CAGAAGAATCAAAAGAAGATGGCATgggagaaaaagaggaggaggaagaggaggaggaggatggcagCAACGATGATCTTGAGCCCATTTCAGAATTCAGATTTGTACCCAGTGACAAATCAGCCT TGGAAGCCATGTTCTCTGCCATGTGTGAATGCCAAGCCCTGCACCCTGATCCTGAAGACGAAGACTCTGACAACGATTACGAGGGTGAGGAATACGACGTGGAAGCCCACG AAATTGGCCAAGGTGACATCCCATCCTTCTACACTTATGAAGAAGGTCTGTCGCGTTTAACTGCTGAGGGCCAGGCTACcctggagaggctggagggcATGTTGGCACAATCTATAAGCACTCAGTACCACATGGCTGGGGTACGGACAGAAGATTCCATCAGAGACTTCGAAG ATGGAATGGAGGTGGATGCATCCCCAGCAGTTGCTGGGCAGTTTGAAGACGCAGATGTTGATCACTGA
- the AQP11 gene encoding aquaporin-11 isoform X2 produces the protein MDVSEACISLFVMAVTMMVTAGCRRLVRQSHKSNILCFFLELTGIFQICACTHEICLLADLPPKPHVALALTYVITALHGLTLPGSINNPSSSFQLFCKGRITAKTWWLQTSAQFTGAVLAHLYIKLIWMLGMTSVHLKTAAENCSTPIQTTLAKAFVLELLFSLLLHLTLQTFESMNPNTKVHLIAMLITIMVYEGGHLTGAIFNPALAFSLHISCFAEPEKFWNYLLVYWVAPCIGSVLVFLVWDEILPLLHRQR, from the exons ATGGATGTCAGTGAAGCCTGCATCTCACTGTTTGTGATGGCAGTTACAATGATGGTCACGGCTGGCTGCAGGCGACTGGTCAGGCAGTCTCATAAGTCAAATATCCTCTGCTTCTTCCTTGAGTTAACCGGCATCTTCCAGATCTGTGCCTGTACCCATGAGATTTGTCTACTGGCTGATTTGCCACCCAAACCCCATGTGGCACTTGCCCTCACTTACGTTATCACTGCTCTTCATGGTTTGACTTTGCCTGGCAGCATCAACAACCCCTCCAGCAGCTTTCAACTTTTCTGCAAGGGTAGGATCACGGCCAAGACTTGGTGGCTACAGACTTCAGCTCAGTTCACTGGAGCAGTATTGGCTCATCTTTACATCAAATTAATCTGGATGTTGGGGATGACATCAGTGCACTTAAAGACAGCAGCGGAGAATTGTAGTACCCCAATTCAAACTACCTTAGCAAAAGCTTTTGTCCTAGAACTCCTATTCTCTTTATTGCTGCATCTGACCTTACAGACCTTTGAATCAATGAATCCCAACACAAAGGTCCATCTAATCGCCATGCTGATTACCATTATGGTATATGAAG GAGGACATCTCACAGGAGCCATATTTAACCCAGCTCTGGCTTTTTCTTTGCACATAAGTTGTTTCGCTGAGCCTGAGAAATTTTGGAATTATTTATTGGTATACTGGGTTGCACCATGCATAG GGTCCGTGTTGGTGTTTTTGGTATGGGATGAAATCCTTCCTTTGCTACACAGACAACGGTAA
- the CLNS1A gene encoding methylosome subunit pICln isoform X3, whose amino-acid sequence MSFLQPLAAPTEGVRLRQPDTEAVLGGRGLGTGSLYIAESRLSWIETSGLGFSLDYPIISLHAISRDLNAYPWEHLYVMVNAKFEAEESKEDGMGEKEEEEEEEEDGSNDDLEPISEFRFVPSDKSALEAMFSAMCECQALHPDPEDEDSDNDYEEIGQGDIPSFYTYEEGLSRLTAEGQATLERLEGMLAQSISTQYHMAGVRTEDSIRDFEDGMEVDASPAVAGQFEDADVDH is encoded by the exons atgagcttcctgcagcctctcgcGGCGCCTACCGAGGGGGTCCGGCTTCGGCAGCCCGACACGGAGGCCGTGCTGGGGGGACGAGGCCTGGGCACCGGGAGCCTCTACATCGCCGAGag CCGCCTGTCATGGATAGAGACTTCAGGCCTCGGGTTCTCCTTGGACTATCCCATCATAAGCTTGCATGCCATCTCCAGGGATCTGAATGCCTATCCGTGGGAGCATTTGTACGTCATGGTAAATGCAAAGTTTGAAG CAGAAGAATCAAAAGAAGATGGCATgggagaaaaagaggaggaggaagaggaggaggaggatggcagCAACGATGATCTTGAGCCCATTTCAGAATTCAGATTTGTACCCAGTGACAAATCAGCCT TGGAAGCCATGTTCTCTGCCATGTGTGAATGCCAAGCCCTGCACCCTGATCCTGAAGACGAAGACTCTGACAACGATTACGAGG AAATTGGCCAAGGTGACATCCCATCCTTCTACACTTATGAAGAAGGTCTGTCGCGTTTAACTGCTGAGGGCCAGGCTACcctggagaggctggagggcATGTTGGCACAATCTATAAGCACTCAGTACCACATGGCTGGGGTACGGACAGAAGATTCCATCAGAGACTTCGAAG ATGGAATGGAGGTGGATGCATCCCCAGCAGTTGCTGGGCAGTTTGAAGACGCAGATGTTGATCACTGA